In a single window of the Natronosalvus caseinilyticus genome:
- the sppA gene encoding signal peptide peptidase SppA, translating to MKGSHTVVRLGIVLLGTAIIAVAGVGVFVVVPTTVADVLGVVLALAATLVGFRFASNIARSAFPAYNVAEVAVEGPITRDGGGSGLSSPGSTPADDVVDQIERADEDGNVDALLVKLNTPGGQVVPSDDIKLAAERFDGPTIAYATDLCASGSYWIASGCDELWARDASIVGSIGVVGSRVNAAELLDRVGLSYEQFTAGAYKDAGIPLKNLEDYEREYLQGIVDGYYESFVKRVSDGRGLDPELVRETEARVYLGADAFDLELVDALGPREDVEEAVAERLEIGADDVVVEAFEPERPLMARVGVGARSLAYAFGAGLSGTAHERGFRLRA from the coding sequence ATGAAGGGGAGCCACACCGTCGTTCGACTAGGAATCGTTCTGCTGGGAACCGCTATCATCGCCGTCGCCGGCGTCGGCGTGTTCGTCGTCGTTCCGACGACGGTCGCGGACGTTCTCGGCGTCGTGCTCGCGCTCGCGGCGACGCTGGTCGGGTTTCGGTTCGCGAGTAATATCGCCAGATCCGCGTTTCCAGCGTACAACGTCGCGGAGGTGGCCGTCGAGGGACCGATCACGCGCGATGGCGGCGGGTCCGGCCTCAGCAGTCCTGGCTCGACTCCGGCAGACGACGTCGTCGACCAGATCGAGCGGGCGGACGAGGACGGAAACGTCGACGCCCTGCTCGTGAAACTCAACACGCCGGGCGGGCAGGTCGTCCCGAGCGACGACATCAAACTCGCGGCTGAACGCTTCGACGGCCCGACGATTGCCTACGCGACCGATCTCTGTGCCAGCGGTAGCTACTGGATCGCCAGCGGTTGCGACGAACTCTGGGCGCGCGACGCCAGTATCGTCGGCTCCATCGGCGTCGTCGGTTCGCGAGTCAACGCCGCCGAACTGCTTGATCGGGTGGGACTGTCCTACGAGCAGTTCACCGCAGGTGCGTACAAGGACGCCGGGATTCCCCTGAAGAACCTCGAGGACTACGAGCGCGAGTACCTCCAGGGTATCGTCGACGGCTACTACGAGTCGTTCGTCAAGCGAGTCAGCGACGGCCGGGGGCTCGATCCTGAACTGGTCAGGGAGACCGAAGCCCGCGTCTACCTCGGAGCCGACGCGTTCGACCTCGAACTGGTGGACGCTCTCGGCCCACGCGAGGACGTCGAGGAGGCCGTGGCCGAACGGCTCGAGATTGGAGCCGACGACGTGGTCGTCGAGGCGTTCGAACCCGAACGACCGTTGATGGCTCGCGTGGGCGTGGGTGCCCGGTCGCTGGCGTACGCGTTCGGGGCCGGACTCTCGGGAACCGCTCACGAACGCGGATTTCGGCTCCGGGCCTGA
- the mtnP gene encoding S-methyl-5'-thioadenosine phosphorylase, which produces MTIGVIGGSGIYEALPLENVSTESATTPYGEPSDDLTIGELAGKEVVFLPRHGEDHRHTPTEASYRANIYALKDAGVDRVISTNAVGSLREDLPPQSLVIPDQIFDRTKHRTPTFFGDGMVVHMGFADPYCPAMVDHLATAAKEAAETTVQESGTYVCIEGPQYSTRAESEFYRDQGWDVVGMTTIPEAKLAREAEMSYATVTGITDYDVWKQDNEVTLEEVLENAAANQESINAVIERAVRTMPEDFQSEAWSALEGTINTPVESIPEETRERVELLAGEYLE; this is translated from the coding sequence ATGACCATCGGCGTCATCGGCGGAAGCGGTATCTACGAAGCACTGCCACTCGAGAACGTCTCTACGGAGTCGGCGACGACGCCCTACGGCGAGCCGAGCGACGATCTGACGATCGGCGAATTAGCGGGCAAAGAGGTCGTCTTCCTCCCGCGTCACGGCGAGGACCACCGCCACACCCCCACCGAGGCGAGTTACCGGGCGAACATCTACGCGCTCAAGGACGCGGGCGTCGACCGCGTCATCTCGACGAACGCCGTCGGCAGCCTGCGCGAGGACCTGCCACCGCAGTCGCTCGTGATCCCGGATCAGATCTTCGACCGAACGAAACATCGGACGCCGACGTTCTTCGGCGACGGGATGGTCGTCCACATGGGCTTCGCCGACCCGTACTGTCCGGCGATGGTCGACCATCTCGCGACTGCCGCCAAGGAAGCGGCCGAGACCACCGTCCAGGAGAGCGGCACTTACGTCTGCATCGAAGGACCTCAATACTCGACCAGAGCCGAGAGCGAGTTCTACCGCGACCAGGGCTGGGACGTCGTCGGCATGACCACCATCCCGGAGGCCAAACTCGCCCGCGAGGCCGAGATGAGTTACGCGACGGTAACCGGAATCACCGACTACGACGTCTGGAAACAGGACAACGAGGTCACCCTCGAGGAGGTCCTCGAGAACGCCGCGGCCAACCAGGAGTCGATCAACGCGGTGATCGAGCGGGCGGTTCGGACGATGCCCGAGGACTTCCAGAGCGAGGCCTGGTCGGCGCTCGAGGGGACGATCAACACGCCCGTCGAATCGATTCCCGAGGAGACCCGCGAGCGCGTCGAGTTGCTAGCGGGGGAGTACCTCGAGTAG
- a CDS encoding phosphoribosyltransferase — MSDLPDDFKCTITNWEYIYSLCRDVSDDVRRDAFEPDVIVALARGGWFAGRCICDFLGLDDLTSLKMEHYVGTAEKSGEPTIRYPMPEGSVEDKDVLIIDDIADTGGSIRRAQEYVEDRGAGEVRTATLQLLQTSEFDPDYVGEQLEEWAWVVYPWNFIEDMVDLISGVMEKSDQDSFTKADVRHYLKEYHDVDRIGMEIAQPNRLTEVLTEMERRGVLEMTAPGEWALAE; from the coding sequence ATGTCCGATCTACCGGACGACTTCAAGTGCACGATCACGAACTGGGAGTACATCTACAGCCTCTGTCGAGACGTCAGCGACGACGTTCGCCGCGACGCGTTCGAACCGGACGTCATCGTCGCGCTGGCTCGCGGGGGCTGGTTCGCGGGTCGGTGTATCTGTGACTTTCTCGGCCTCGACGACCTGACGAGCCTGAAGATGGAACACTACGTCGGCACCGCCGAGAAGTCCGGCGAGCCGACCATCCGGTACCCGATGCCCGAGGGGAGCGTCGAGGACAAGGACGTCCTCATCATCGACGACATCGCCGACACCGGCGGCTCGATCAGGCGCGCCCAGGAGTACGTCGAGGATCGCGGCGCCGGCGAGGTCCGGACGGCGACCCTACAACTGCTCCAGACCAGCGAGTTCGACCCCGACTACGTCGGCGAGCAACTCGAGGAGTGGGCCTGGGTCGTCTATCCGTGGAACTTCATCGAGGACATGGTCGACCTGATTTCGGGGGTCATGGAGAAGTCCGACCAAGATTCGTTCACGAAGGCGGACGTCCGTCACTACCTCAAGGAGTATCACGACGTCGACCGGATCGGCATGGAGATCGCCCAGCCCAACCGGCTGACCGAGGTGCTGACCGAGATGGAACGCCGGGGGGTCCTCGAGATGACGGCGCCGGGTGAGTGGGCGCTGGCGGAGTAG
- a CDS encoding class I SAM-dependent methyltransferase, protein MDESETTSVDQVAAGYDVLAEKADEDLRREASPWGDSHFQRHYSWPALQQALPELDDRRVLLAGCGRGDHVEWFREQGATVTGVDVSEAAIRRAQERFDDEATFYHADLTDHLEFDDDDSFDLLVSNLVFSHIEAWRPVFEEFHRLLAPGGILVIATIHPRYIRSGAGIESYDETTKLMNEWPGVEIPTYYRPMNAVVTPFIEAGFRLEAFDEPKPQESYEEHSPERYEDALRRPELLVIRARADQ, encoded by the coding sequence TTGGACGAGAGCGAGACCACTTCCGTCGATCAGGTCGCGGCGGGTTACGACGTATTAGCGGAGAAGGCAGACGAGGATTTGAGACGCGAGGCGAGTCCGTGGGGCGACAGCCACTTCCAGCGCCACTATTCCTGGCCCGCCCTGCAACAGGCTCTCCCGGAACTCGATGACCGTCGGGTGTTGCTCGCCGGGTGCGGACGCGGGGATCACGTGGAGTGGTTCCGCGAGCAGGGTGCGACGGTAACCGGCGTGGACGTGAGCGAGGCAGCGATTCGGCGTGCACAAGAGCGATTCGACGACGAGGCGACCTTCTACCACGCCGATCTGACCGACCACCTGGAGTTCGACGACGACGATTCGTTCGACCTCCTAGTCAGCAATCTGGTGTTCAGCCACATCGAGGCATGGCGGCCTGTCTTCGAGGAATTTCACCGTTTGCTGGCCCCCGGTGGGATTCTCGTTATCGCGACTATCCACCCGCGATATATCCGTTCGGGCGCCGGTATCGAGAGCTACGACGAGACGACGAAGTTGATGAACGAGTGGCCAGGGGTCGAGATTCCGACGTACTATCGCCCGATGAACGCGGTCGTCACCCCGTTTATCGAAGCCGGGTTTCGTCTCGAGGCGTTCGACGAACCGAAACCGCAGGAGTCGTACGAGGAGCACTCCCCAGAGCGGTACGAGGACGCGTTACGACGGCCGGAACTACTCGTAATTCGAGCGCGAGCGGATCAGTAG
- a CDS encoding coiled-coil protein: MVDESKNIDLTDEHLENDSKGQLIKKAGQLRDRRNELNQMASERAGKRDDLNAKTREKVDEAQEHREKRDELNEKVQEHKEKRNELNAEANKLFDKVETLKSDMELDEGKDLEQLESEIEQLEFKQQTEVLSTEEERELIEKIESKREEYAERKDKLEDNDGLEELVEEAEEVRSEASQHHQKVTELADKAQEHHNQMIEAYREADDIRDEADEMHESFVEAQEAADRHHEDFVRVQKRLREMDKKEEKQRQSARDKKKEEAKEEAEEIYQKFKEGETLDTEDLMKLQKTGLL, translated from the coding sequence ATGGTAGACGAATCGAAAAACATCGACCTTACAGACGAACATCTCGAGAACGACTCCAAAGGACAGCTCATCAAGAAGGCCGGCCAGCTCCGGGACCGACGAAACGAGCTGAACCAGATGGCCTCCGAACGCGCCGGCAAGCGTGACGACCTCAACGCGAAGACTCGCGAGAAGGTCGACGAGGCCCAGGAACACCGCGAGAAGCGCGACGAGCTCAACGAGAAGGTCCAGGAGCACAAGGAGAAACGCAACGAACTCAACGCCGAGGCCAACAAGCTCTTCGACAAAGTCGAGACGCTCAAGTCCGACATGGAACTCGACGAGGGCAAGGACCTCGAGCAGCTCGAGTCCGAGATCGAACAGCTAGAGTTCAAACAGCAGACCGAGGTGCTCTCGACCGAAGAGGAGCGCGAACTCATCGAGAAGATCGAATCCAAGCGCGAGGAGTACGCCGAGCGCAAGGACAAGCTCGAGGACAACGACGGCCTCGAGGAACTCGTCGAGGAAGCCGAAGAGGTCCGTTCCGAGGCCTCCCAGCACCACCAGAAGGTGACCGAGCTGGCCGACAAGGCCCAGGAGCACCACAACCAGATGATCGAGGCCTACCGCGAGGCCGACGACATCCGCGACGAGGCCGACGAGATGCACGAGTCCTTCGTCGAGGCCCAGGAGGCCGCCGACCGCCACCACGAGGACTTCGTCCGCGTCCAGAAGCGCCTGCGCGAGATGGACAAGAAAGAGGAGAAACAGCGCCAGTCCGCTCGCGACAAGAAGAAGGAGGAAGCCAAAGAGGAAGCCGAGGAGATCTATCAGAAGTTCAAGGAGGGCGAGACCCTCGACACCGAGGACCTGATGAAGCTCCAGAAGACCGGCCTGCTCTAA
- a CDS encoding glycoside hydrolase family 2, with protein sequence MAGKWIAGVVESRSNGGPPTVDRWTPVSVPGRPGGFAEAARSTDERLAYRTTIADPRTTPDDRTLLALHGASGLESVRIDGTEREIDAGAPYFVPTRLEFEPESETELHLEFATARTAGGVYDTDEVPPELGLPGIWWGAAVQVRPQTFIDELSVTPRLEGETAFINVELVVDVGEDPLDDSITLSLRPEGFRGGGTMDRVRVEGDPGERVVVSKTLEVRDPSLWWPRGYGDQHRYTVRAKLGEDATERTVGLRTVERTDDELLVNDRPIRARGVARLPGGDPLEDVQRVVDCNANLVRARGHVPRPEFYDACDEAGILVWQDLPVTGTDPEFEVDRATELAEVLLETYGSHPSLGLVGVRNEPVDPFADPLGSGWRARLAFRWRAWRAGVDQRGALEVADSIPDSVATVPLTGAPGLDATATTLYPGWHYLEATDVEWLLDRYPSLGRFVGAFGSASLTDDVDPAAVAGIDADSFERRAAGPEESLAKQAKTVRTVAEALRRHESSLLVASSLRDSAPGGGTGVLTVDGEAKPVFEALASAYEPVQAVLDSEPVRGKEVGVTVVNDGPELLETAVSWRTGDQSGETSVTVDATGCASAGSVDIPSDADAIVLSLELPDRTVENRYDL encoded by the coding sequence ATGGCTGGCAAGTGGATAGCTGGCGTCGTCGAATCGCGTTCGAACGGTGGGCCGCCGACCGTCGATCGGTGGACCCCCGTTTCGGTCCCCGGTCGACCGGGCGGGTTCGCCGAGGCGGCCCGTTCGACCGACGAGCGCCTCGCATATCGAACGACGATCGCCGACCCTCGAACGACGCCCGACGACCGAACGCTGCTCGCCCTCCACGGCGCATCCGGCCTCGAGTCGGTCCGGATCGACGGAACCGAACGCGAGATCGACGCGGGAGCGCCGTACTTCGTTCCGACGAGACTCGAGTTCGAGCCGGAATCCGAAACCGAACTCCACCTCGAGTTCGCGACGGCGCGAACCGCCGGCGGCGTCTACGACACCGACGAGGTACCACCGGAACTCGGCCTGCCGGGAATCTGGTGGGGCGCGGCGGTGCAGGTGCGCCCGCAGACGTTCATCGACGAACTGTCGGTGACGCCTCGACTCGAGGGTGAGACCGCATTCATCAATGTCGAACTCGTCGTCGACGTCGGCGAGGACCCGCTCGACGATTCGATCACGCTCTCGCTCCGCCCCGAGGGGTTTCGCGGCGGCGGGACGATGGACCGCGTCCGCGTCGAGGGCGACCCCGGCGAGCGAGTCGTGGTCTCGAAAACGCTCGAGGTCCGGGACCCGTCGCTGTGGTGGCCGCGAGGATACGGGGACCAGCATCGCTACACGGTGCGGGCGAAACTCGGCGAGGACGCGACCGAACGGACGGTCGGCCTCCGGACGGTCGAGCGCACCGACGACGAACTGCTCGTCAACGATCGGCCGATCCGAGCCCGCGGGGTCGCTCGACTCCCCGGCGGCGACCCACTCGAGGACGTCCAGCGCGTCGTCGACTGCAACGCGAATCTCGTACGCGCGCGTGGCCATGTTCCACGCCCCGAGTTCTACGACGCCTGCGACGAGGCTGGGATACTCGTCTGGCAGGACCTGCCGGTCACCGGGACCGACCCCGAGTTCGAGGTCGACCGCGCGACGGAGCTGGCCGAGGTGCTCCTCGAAACCTACGGCTCGCACCCGAGCCTCGGGCTCGTCGGCGTTCGAAACGAACCGGTCGACCCGTTCGCCGACCCGCTCGGGAGCGGCTGGCGAGCCCGCCTGGCGTTTCGCTGGCGGGCCTGGCGTGCCGGCGTCGACCAGCGCGGGGCGCTCGAGGTCGCCGACTCGATACCCGATTCCGTCGCAACCGTCCCCCTGACGGGAGCGCCGGGACTCGACGCGACCGCCACGACGCTCTACCCGGGCTGGCACTACCTCGAGGCGACCGACGTCGAGTGGCTCCTCGACCGATACCCGTCACTCGGGCGATTCGTTGGCGCGTTCGGCAGCGCGTCGCTCACCGACGACGTCGATCCGGCGGCCGTCGCGGGCATCGACGCCGACTCGTTCGAGCGACGGGCGGCGGGCCCTGAGGAGTCCCTCGCGAAGCAGGCAAAAACTGTGCGGACGGTCGCCGAAGCCCTCCGTCGCCACGAGAGCAGCCTGCTCGTCGCCTCGAGTCTTCGCGATAGCGCGCCGGGCGGGGGCACGGGCGTTCTGACCGTCGACGGCGAGGCGAAGCCGGTGTTCGAGGCGCTCGCGTCCGCCTACGAACCAGTGCAGGCGGTACTCGATTCCGAGCCGGTCCGTGGTAAGGAGGTCGGCGTGACCGTCGTCAACGACGGCCCCGAACTGCTCGAGACGGCGGTTTCCTGGCGAACAGGCGACCAGTCGGGTGAGACGTCGGTAACCGTCGACGCGACGGGCTGTGCGTCGGCCGGAAGCGTCGACATACCATCGGACGCCGATGCCATCGTCCTGTCCCTCGAGTTGCCGGATCGAACAGTCGAGAATCGATACGATTTATAA
- a CDS encoding DUF373 family protein: MTTLVVCLDRTDDVGRRTGLRTPIVGWEAVRALVTDVGLADPEDSGVNTLLESLRVAQSLRDDDEETVVAVVSGDRESMVSADRAVARQLDDLMTEYEPDSAVVVIDSAEDERLVPIVESRLQVDAVDRVVVRQARDIESTYYLLKQFLADEELRQTILVPLGLTLLVFPILASVFTPAVGAATITAVIGLFLLYKGFSIDERLTRTAKRLRESLYSGQVSVVTYVVAIGLTLVGLFVGALGVSTLEDTQGVLVPTMRFVFDSVPWLAAAGLTASLGRLFDELIDDGPLRSSYLHLPSLVVSVGLVVRGFSGFFLEQQGWTDPLIVQFGQQGFGRVAFTAEQRLALFVGLAILLSLVGVFVVSRIADSAAENEYADGDESAAEEEPSRLADAELTDGGSKSARSRDEGTAGDSDDSADPMPKTEDETGSNVYVDTGIDEDTDTDTDSDTDTGVDEDTDTDTGDDTDTDSQRDPE; encoded by the coding sequence GTGACAACGCTGGTGGTCTGTCTCGACCGAACCGACGACGTCGGTCGACGGACCGGTCTCCGGACGCCAATCGTGGGGTGGGAAGCCGTCCGCGCCCTGGTGACCGACGTCGGCCTCGCCGACCCGGAAGACTCGGGAGTGAACACGTTGCTCGAGTCCCTGCGGGTCGCCCAGAGCCTCCGCGACGACGACGAGGAGACGGTCGTCGCGGTGGTTTCGGGGGACCGCGAGTCGATGGTCTCGGCCGATCGGGCGGTCGCCCGCCAGCTGGACGATTTGATGACCGAGTACGAACCGGACTCAGCGGTCGTCGTCATCGACAGTGCCGAAGACGAGCGACTCGTCCCCATCGTCGAGAGCCGACTGCAGGTCGACGCCGTCGACCGGGTGGTCGTTCGACAGGCCAGGGACATCGAGTCGACGTACTACCTGCTCAAGCAGTTCCTGGCCGACGAGGAGCTTCGCCAGACCATCCTGGTGCCCCTCGGGTTGACCCTGCTCGTCTTTCCGATACTCGCCAGCGTGTTCACCCCGGCGGTCGGCGCAGCCACGATCACGGCCGTGATCGGGTTGTTCCTGCTGTACAAGGGATTCAGCATCGACGAACGGTTGACCAGGACGGCGAAACGGCTCCGGGAGTCGTTGTACTCCGGACAGGTCTCAGTCGTCACCTACGTCGTCGCCATCGGGTTGACCCTCGTGGGCCTCTTCGTCGGCGCGCTCGGCGTCTCGACCCTCGAGGACACGCAGGGGGTGCTCGTCCCGACGATGCGCTTCGTCTTCGACAGCGTCCCCTGGTTGGCCGCCGCGGGGCTCACTGCCAGCCTGGGCCGGCTGTTCGACGAACTGATCGACGACGGTCCCCTTCGCAGTTCCTACCTCCACCTGCCGTCGCTCGTCGTCTCCGTCGGGCTGGTCGTTCGCGGGTTCAGCGGCTTCTTCCTCGAACAACAGGGGTGGACCGATCCCCTGATCGTGCAGTTCGGCCAGCAGGGATTCGGGCGAGTCGCGTTCACGGCCGAGCAACGGCTGGCGCTCTTCGTCGGCCTGGCGATTCTTCTCAGCCTGGTCGGCGTCTTCGTCGTCTCGCGTATTGCCGACTCCGCCGCTGAAAACGAGTACGCCGATGGCGACGAGTCAGCGGCGGAAGAAGAACCGTCGCGACTGGCGGACGCGGAGTTGACCGACGGTGGGTCGAAATCCGCACGGTCTCGAGACGAGGGGACGGCGGGCGATAGCGACGATTCGGCCGATCCGATGCCGAAGACGGAGGACGAAACGGGCTCCAATGTTTACGTCGACACCGGCATCGACGAAGACACGGATACCGACACCGATAGCGACACCGACACCGGAGTCGACGAAGACACGGATACCGACACCGGGGACGACACCGACACCGATAGCCAGCGTGACCCCGAGTGA
- a CDS encoding MATE family efflux transporter, which produces MFRLAWPLMVIQLLQVAYNIGDTFWLGALSPESVGALSLAFPLIFFLISIGGGFTAAGAILIAQHTGAESGKGGLIAGQTLSFISIVAIVLGVLGYFVTDPMLALLPADPETKATVIPLAADYMRIFFLGSPFLFGFFIFTSLMRGYGNTRAPMRVMAVSVVVNLVLDPLLIFGVGPFPALEIEGAAVATVFSRAVATAIGLYVLFGTDVGPKIEASHLVPQREYVSKITRLGVPTALEQSMSSLAMIAMTAMVSTFPVAVVAAYGLGNRLISLAFLPAMGMGQATDTIVGQNLGAGKPDRAGRATWIASGVVASIMFAAGVIAFVAPEPIVGVFMTSGEEGAAETIAHGSTYLRIAASMFVFMGVLQVLLGAFRGAGNTKTALVFSVVTLWIARVPVAYYLIFVAGWGTMGIWIGVVAGDVVGALAAIAYFTRGTWKGSIVDDEGEGEGEGESKDEPKQARPEPASTSSSD; this is translated from the coding sequence ATGTTTCGACTCGCGTGGCCACTCATGGTCATCCAGTTACTGCAGGTCGCCTACAACATCGGCGACACCTTCTGGCTGGGTGCGCTGTCGCCGGAATCGGTCGGCGCGCTGAGCCTGGCCTTCCCGCTGATCTTCTTCCTGATCTCGATCGGCGGCGGCTTCACCGCGGCAGGGGCGATCCTCATCGCCCAGCACACGGGCGCCGAGAGCGGCAAAGGCGGATTGATCGCCGGCCAGACGCTCTCGTTCATCTCGATCGTCGCGATCGTCCTCGGCGTGCTCGGTTATTTCGTGACCGATCCGATGCTCGCACTGCTTCCGGCGGATCCGGAGACGAAGGCCACCGTGATCCCCCTGGCGGCCGACTACATGCGCATCTTCTTCCTCGGATCGCCGTTCCTGTTCGGCTTCTTCATCTTCACCTCGCTCATGCGCGGCTACGGGAACACGCGGGCCCCGATGCGCGTGATGGCCGTCAGCGTCGTCGTCAACCTCGTACTCGACCCGCTACTCATCTTCGGCGTCGGGCCGTTTCCCGCCCTCGAGATCGAGGGAGCGGCCGTCGCGACGGTCTTCTCGCGGGCCGTGGCGACCGCCATCGGCCTCTACGTCCTGTTCGGGACGGACGTCGGCCCGAAGATCGAGGCGAGTCACCTCGTCCCACAGCGCGAGTACGTCTCGAAGATCACGCGACTGGGCGTCCCCACGGCGCTCGAGCAGTCGATGAGTTCGCTCGCGATGATCGCGATGACGGCAATGGTCTCGACATTTCCCGTGGCCGTCGTCGCGGCCTACGGCCTGGGCAACCGACTGATCTCGCTCGCCTTCCTCCCGGCGATGGGGATGGGGCAGGCGACGGACACGATCGTCGGCCAGAACCTCGGGGCCGGAAAACCCGACCGCGCCGGACGGGCGACCTGGATCGCCTCCGGCGTCGTCGCGTCGATCATGTTCGCAGCGGGAGTGATCGCGTTCGTCGCCCCGGAACCGATCGTCGGCGTGTTCATGACGTCCGGTGAGGAGGGGGCGGCCGAGACGATCGCCCACGGCAGCACGTACCTCAGGATCGCCGCCTCGATGTTCGTCTTCATGGGCGTCCTGCAGGTCCTCCTCGGCGCGTTCCGCGGGGCCGGGAACACCAAGACGGCGCTCGTCTTCTCGGTCGTCACTCTCTGGATCGCCCGGGTCCCGGTGGCGTACTACCTCATCTTCGTCGCCGGTTGGGGAACGATGGGTATCTGGATCGGCGTCGTCGCCGGCGACGTCGTCGGCGCGCTCGCTGCCATCGCCTACTTCACCCGCGGCACCTGGAAGGGATCGATCGTCGATGACGAGGGCGAAGGAGAGGGCGAGGGCGAGAGCAAGGACGAACCCAAACAAGCGAGGCCAGAACCGGCGAGTACGTCCTCAAGCGACTGA
- a CDS encoding GNAT family N-acetyltransferase, whose translation MFPERLETDRLVLERLCHENADTFELYDRFSAGEADAEVFEYVPQEPYRTPKDALEQIDDAEERWNDCEAAEYIVRPKEGEEGAGQLAGTARLYCEWKRETGQLGLILAKPFWGRGYSRERAAALMELAFDHLDLALVTAGYNDGNEKSRRAIEAYVNAHGGQYDGVLRNWVPMSDGVDDLHRYTVLREQYEQAVVD comes from the coding sequence ATGTTCCCGGAACGTCTCGAGACCGACCGACTCGTTCTCGAGCGACTCTGTCACGAGAACGCCGATACGTTCGAACTGTACGACCGCTTTTCGGCTGGGGAGGCGGACGCCGAGGTGTTCGAGTACGTGCCGCAGGAGCCGTACCGGACGCCGAAGGACGCACTCGAGCAGATCGACGACGCAGAGGAACGGTGGAACGATTGCGAGGCCGCGGAGTACATCGTGCGGCCGAAGGAAGGCGAGGAAGGAGCGGGACAGCTTGCCGGAACGGCCCGACTGTACTGTGAGTGGAAGCGAGAGACGGGACAGCTAGGGCTCATTCTCGCGAAGCCGTTCTGGGGACGCGGCTACTCGAGGGAACGTGCAGCGGCGCTGATGGAACTCGCCTTCGATCACCTCGACCTCGCGCTCGTCACGGCAGGGTACAACGACGGCAACGAGAAGTCGAGGCGAGCCATCGAGGCGTACGTCAACGCCCACGGCGGCCAGTACGACGGGGTGCTCAGGAACTGGGTGCCGATGAGCGACGGGGTCGACGACTTACACCGGTACACTGTTTTACGGGAACAGTACGAGCAAGCGGTTGTCGATTGA